In the Terriglobales bacterium genome, one interval contains:
- a CDS encoding PDZ domain-containing protein, giving the protein MKLSSKTLLRSILLAALAASAAAQSPIDYHVSLGRMSEHLVHVRIHVAGTSSERQVQLPVWNALYQVRDFAQYVRRVTASDATGRSLPVRKIDKTTWRIYHAESGAEIEYDILADQPGPYGAQLNTEHGFFNLAELLMYPTDARDSLMTVTFHDLPPDWDVATVLPSLSPGEPARMGRFSARNYDHLVDAPVEMGRFARLDFEEGGARYHLAIHADPADYDANAVREMVRKTVASEVAWMNDQPFGDFLFIYHFPRNGGGGGMEHAYSTAIDVPADRLKEDPHALPSVTAHEFFHLWNVKRIRPRSLEPIDYLHENFTTALWFSEGFTNTVADYILLRTGTWSEQQFLLALSREIHRLESRPAVRIQSVEESSLDAWFDKYPQYRTPQRSIDYYNKGEIVGILLDLAMRDATQGTKSLRDLFQWMDKNYFYEGRYFDDTAGVRWAVGQVTGTDFDGFFENYVAGVTPIPYDDFFRSVGLRLDRRKSVFPDAGFVSARNFDQSPTVFSVAPGSDAERAGLNAGDSIVEINGKPVSSDLETAISGMRPGDTLRLKVRGRRGARELKITLGAREEQDFAIVEMENVTAAQRARRAAWLRGESQPAAGTR; this is encoded by the coding sequence TTGAAGCTATCTTCCAAGACACTCCTGCGTTCGATCCTGCTGGCGGCTCTGGCTGCGTCCGCCGCGGCGCAGTCACCCATCGATTACCACGTCTCCCTGGGAAGGATGAGCGAGCACCTGGTGCACGTGCGCATCCACGTGGCCGGGACTTCCTCCGAGCGCCAGGTGCAGCTTCCGGTCTGGAACGCGCTCTACCAGGTCCGCGACTTTGCCCAGTACGTGCGCCGGGTAACGGCGAGTGACGCCACCGGGCGCTCCCTGCCGGTCCGCAAGATCGACAAAACCACGTGGCGGATCTATCACGCGGAGAGCGGCGCGGAGATCGAATACGACATCCTGGCCGACCAGCCCGGCCCCTATGGCGCGCAGCTCAACACCGAGCACGGATTCTTCAATCTGGCCGAGTTGCTCATGTACCCGACGGACGCGCGCGACTCGCTCATGACGGTGACCTTCCACGATCTGCCCCCTGATTGGGACGTGGCCACCGTCTTGCCCTCGCTCAGTCCGGGCGAACCGGCCCGCATGGGACGCTTCTCCGCCCGCAACTACGACCACCTGGTGGACGCGCCGGTGGAGATGGGGAGATTCGCGCGGCTCGACTTCGAGGAGGGAGGCGCTCGCTACCACTTGGCCATCCATGCCGACCCTGCCGACTACGACGCGAATGCCGTGCGCGAGATGGTCCGCAAGACGGTCGCCAGCGAGGTCGCCTGGATGAACGACCAGCCGTTCGGCGATTTCCTGTTCATCTATCACTTTCCCCGGAACGGCGGAGGCGGAGGCATGGAGCACGCCTACTCGACCGCCATCGACGTGCCCGCCGACCGCTTGAAAGAAGACCCCCATGCCCTGCCGTCGGTCACCGCCCACGAGTTCTTCCACTTGTGGAACGTGAAGCGGATCCGGCCCCGGTCGCTGGAGCCCATCGACTACCTGCACGAAAACTTCACTACAGCGTTGTGGTTCAGCGAGGGCTTCACCAACACCGTCGCCGATTACATCCTGCTGCGCACCGGGACCTGGAGCGAGCAGCAGTTCTTGCTCGCGCTCTCGCGCGAGATCCACCGGCTGGAGAGCCGGCCGGCGGTGCGCATCCAGTCGGTCGAGGAGAGCTCCCTTGATGCCTGGTTTGACAAGTATCCGCAGTACCGCACCCCGCAACGCTCCATCGACTACTACAACAAGGGAGAGATCGTTGGCATCCTTCTCGACCTTGCCATGCGCGACGCCACCCAGGGGACCAAGTCGCTGCGCGACCTGTTCCAGTGGATGGACAAGAACTACTTCTACGAGGGGCGCTATTTCGACGATACCGCCGGGGTGCGCTGGGCGGTCGGGCAGGTCACGGGCACGGACTTTGACGGGTTCTTCGAGAACTACGTCGCGGGCGTGACCCCCATCCCCTACGACGATTTCTTCCGCAGCGTGGGGTTGCGGCTCGACCGCCGCAAGTCAGTATTTCCCGATGCAGGGTTCGTCTCCGCCCGGAACTTCGACCAGTCTCCCACCGTGTTTTCCGTCGCGCCGGGGAGCGATGCGGAGCGCGCGGGGCTTAACGCCGGCGACAGCATCGTCGAGATCAACGGAAAGCCGGTCAGCAGCGACCTCGAGACCGCGATCTCGGGGATGCGTCCCGGGGACACGCTGCGGCTGAAGGTCCGGGGGCGCCGGGGCGCGCGGGAGCTGAAGATCACGCTGGGAGCGCGCGAAGAGCAGGATTTTGCCATCGTCGAGATGGAGAACGTCACCGCGGCGCAACGCGCTCGCCGCGCCGCCTGGTTGCGCGGCGAATCGCAACCGGCGGCAGGAACCCGCTAA
- the mpl gene encoding UDP-N-acetylmuramate:L-alanyl-gamma-D-glutamyl-meso-diaminopimelate ligase: protein MTPRHIHLIGICGTAMASLAGMLQARGYRVTGSDQAAYPPMSDFLAGLGISVAQPFDEAHLKPHPELVVVGNAISRGNVELEYALDQRLPMLSLPDLLYQEFLRMREPIVVAGTHGKTTTTSMLAWIFHSAGRKPSFLIGGIAENFGSSFGLGEGGEFIIEGDEYDSAFFDKGPKFLHYMPGSAILTSVEFDHADIYKDLEAVKTAFKRLVNLVPRRGRLVAWDDSATVDECVARAFCPVERYGFSEDAAWRVVDLKFEPARTSWTVLHRKRHFANLEFALAGEYNVLNATAAVAIAAGYGIPADVIAHALKTFRSVKRRLEVRAEINGITIVEDFAHHPTAIAHTLKALRTRYPGRGLWAIFEPRSNTLRRRVFEDELVASLALADQVRVASVFKADAIPEPERLSVARVVERVSAAGVPAQESKDADAIVADVAPLLRSGDVVAILSNGGFGGIYEKLPQRLRSLREVPART from the coding sequence ATGACGCCCAGACACATCCACCTGATCGGCATCTGCGGCACCGCCATGGCGTCGCTGGCCGGCATGCTGCAAGCGCGCGGATACCGGGTCACCGGCTCCGACCAGGCCGCGTATCCCCCAATGTCGGATTTTCTCGCGGGCCTGGGCATCAGCGTGGCGCAGCCCTTCGACGAAGCCCACCTGAAGCCGCACCCGGAACTCGTCGTCGTGGGCAACGCCATCTCGCGCGGCAATGTGGAGCTGGAGTACGCCCTCGACCAGCGCCTCCCCATGCTCTCCCTGCCCGACCTGCTCTATCAGGAGTTTCTGCGGATGCGCGAGCCCATCGTGGTCGCCGGCACCCACGGAAAGACGACCACCACCTCGATGCTGGCCTGGATCTTCCACTCGGCGGGACGTAAGCCGTCGTTCCTCATCGGCGGCATCGCCGAGAACTTCGGCTCGAGCTTCGGCCTGGGGGAGGGCGGGGAGTTCATCATCGAGGGCGACGAGTACGACTCCGCTTTCTTCGACAAAGGGCCCAAGTTCCTGCACTACATGCCGGGTTCCGCCATCCTGACCTCGGTGGAGTTCGACCACGCCGATATCTACAAGGACTTGGAGGCGGTGAAGACCGCGTTCAAGCGACTGGTGAACCTGGTGCCGCGGCGCGGGCGCCTGGTGGCCTGGGACGACAGCGCTACCGTGGACGAATGCGTGGCCCGGGCCTTCTGCCCGGTAGAGCGCTATGGTTTCAGCGAAGACGCGGCGTGGCGGGTCGTGGATCTGAAGTTTGAGCCGGCCAGAACCAGCTGGACTGTGCTGCACCGCAAGCGCCACTTTGCCAACCTCGAATTCGCGCTGGCTGGCGAGTACAACGTCTTGAACGCGACCGCCGCTGTCGCCATCGCGGCTGGGTACGGCATTCCCGCCGATGTGATCGCGCACGCCCTCAAGACCTTCCGGAGCGTGAAGCGGCGCCTCGAGGTGCGGGCGGAGATCAACGGCATCACCATCGTGGAGGATTTCGCGCATCACCCGACCGCCATCGCCCACACGCTGAAGGCACTGCGCACGCGGTACCCCGGCCGGGGGCTTTGGGCCATCTTCGAGCCGCGATCGAACACCCTGCGCCGCCGGGTATTCGAGGACGAACTCGTGGCGAGCCTGGCACTGGCCGACCAGGTGCGCGTGGCCAGCGTCTTCAAGGCCGACGCCATTCCCGAGCCCGAGCGCCTCTCGGTCGCGCGGGTGGTGGAGCGGGTGAGCGCGGCTGGCGTCCCGGCGCAGGAATCGAAGGATGCTGATGCCATTGTCGCCGACGTCGCCCCGCTGCTCCGCTCCGGCGATGTGGTGGCCATCCTCTCCAACGGCGGATTCGGCGGCATCTATGAGAAGCTCCCCCAGCGGTTGAGATCGCTACGGGAGGTCCCGGCACGGACTTGA
- a CDS encoding LD-carboxypeptidase: MAAEPNPRLKPAALQPGDTIGVVAPASPFNRESFERSCENLRRQGYKVLVPESVFGREAPYFAGTAEQRARDLQEMFRNPEVRAIICARGGYGSNYLLGHIDLEVLRRAPKIFMGYSDVTALLTWFHDAAGLVTFHGPMMNKDFASDDGVHASSLMAALGGASQWNLGSNAGLEALAPGETEGNLYGGCLSILVASLGTPYEIHTAGTLLFLEDVAAKPYQIDRMLMQLKLAGKFHGVRGIIFGEMLDCRQSEDQAYKLQDVVKRVVDDLGVPVAYGLRSGHVTHSNVTLPLGVRAALHVGAEASLTILETATVPAAATAKTR; the protein is encoded by the coding sequence ATGGCGGCCGAGCCCAATCCGCGTCTGAAGCCCGCAGCCTTGCAACCGGGCGACACCATCGGCGTGGTCGCCCCGGCCAGCCCCTTCAACCGCGAATCCTTCGAACGCAGCTGCGAGAACCTGCGCCGCCAGGGATACAAGGTCCTGGTCCCCGAGTCGGTGTTCGGGCGGGAAGCGCCCTACTTCGCAGGCACGGCCGAGCAACGCGCGCGCGACCTCCAGGAGATGTTCCGGAACCCCGAAGTGCGCGCCATCATCTGCGCCCGCGGCGGATACGGCAGCAATTATCTGCTCGGCCACATCGACCTCGAGGTGCTGCGCAGGGCGCCCAAGATCTTCATGGGTTACAGCGATGTAACCGCGCTGCTCACCTGGTTCCACGATGCCGCGGGACTGGTCACCTTCCATGGCCCGATGATGAACAAGGACTTCGCCAGCGACGACGGGGTACACGCGTCGTCCCTGATGGCCGCGTTGGGCGGTGCGTCGCAATGGAATCTGGGCAGCAACGCAGGACTCGAGGCGCTGGCGCCGGGGGAGACGGAGGGGAACCTGTACGGCGGCTGCCTATCCATCCTGGTGGCCTCGCTGGGTACGCCCTACGAGATCCACACCGCGGGCACCCTGCTGTTCCTGGAAGATGTCGCCGCCAAGCCCTACCAGATCGACCGCATGCTCATGCAATTGAAGCTGGCGGGAAAGTTCCACGGCGTCAGAGGCATCATCTTCGGGGAGATGCTCGACTGCCGCCAGTCCGAGGACCAAGCTTACAAACTCCAGGACGTGGTGAAGCGCGTGGTTGACGACCTGGGAGTGCCCGTCGCCTACGGATTGCGTTCTGGCCACGTCACCCATTCCAACGTGACCCTGCCGCTGGGCGTGCGCGCGGCGCTCCATGTGGGCGCGGAGGCCTCGCTTACCATCCTGGAAACCGCGACCGTGCCCGCCGCAGCCACGGCCAAGACCCGATGA
- the dapF gene encoding diaminopimelate epimerase, producing the protein MTAVPFIKASACGNDFILIEGIHAPADLAVFTRRICDRHQGVGADGVEWLFPDRSSDVHARLFNADGSEAEISGNGTRCVAAYWIAEHGGAQVTVRTGAGVKSCQLVGREGEAFEFETDMGEPQVGDEFSIKLAFGEVSGIPVSMGNPHFVVFLKEFGPGWQAEAAEMGKHHDFKYGINIELVRIVNKGAIETRFFERGVGETQSSGTGSCASAVASIASGKAESPVQVRAPGGAQSVRWEGRVFLRGPARLVCRGEFFV; encoded by the coding sequence ATGACGGCAGTCCCTTTCATCAAAGCCTCAGCCTGCGGCAACGATTTCATCCTCATCGAGGGGATCCACGCGCCCGCCGACCTGGCGGTCTTCACCCGGCGCATCTGCGACCGGCACCAGGGCGTGGGCGCCGACGGCGTGGAATGGCTCTTTCCCGACCGCAGCTCGGACGTCCATGCACGGCTGTTCAACGCCGACGGCTCGGAGGCGGAGATCTCGGGCAACGGCACCCGCTGTGTCGCCGCCTACTGGATCGCCGAGCATGGCGGAGCGCAGGTCACCGTCCGGACCGGAGCCGGTGTGAAGTCCTGCCAGCTGGTCGGACGCGAAGGGGAAGCATTCGAGTTCGAGACCGACATGGGCGAGCCGCAAGTCGGCGATGAGTTCTCCATCAAGCTGGCATTCGGCGAGGTGAGCGGCATCCCGGTCTCGATGGGGAACCCGCATTTCGTCGTCTTCCTGAAGGAGTTCGGCCCGGGATGGCAGGCCGAGGCGGCAGAGATGGGGAAACATCACGACTTCAAGTACGGAATTAACATCGAGCTGGTACGCATTGTGAACAAAGGCGCGATTGAGACCCGCTTTTTCGAGCGCGGAGTCGGCGAGACGCAGTCTTCAGGCACCGGGTCGTGCGCCTCCGCAGTGGCTTCTATCGCCAGCGGCAAGGCGGAATCCCCGGTGCAGGTCCGCGCCCCCGGGGGCGCGCAGAGCGTCCGCTGGGAGGGACGCGTGTTCTTGCGCGGGCCGGCGCGCCTCGTCTGCCGGGGAGAGTTTTTCGTTTAA
- a CDS encoding PfkB family carbohydrate kinase: MALLVVGSLAFDSIKTPHGTAERILGGSATYFSLAASYFTQVRVVGVVGEDFTAEHEAVMKNRGVDTSGIQRSKGKTFFWSGEYGANLNEAKTHRTELNVLEDFQPQIPPTFLDSEFLFLANIDPVLQSEVRKAMAGARFVGGDTMNFWIGGKPQELADTLKRIDVLLINDGEAKMLAQEHSLPKAALKILARGPKALVIKHGEYGATIFFGQGAFGVGRHPFRAPALPIEEVKDPTGAGDSFAGGFMGYIASQGELKREVLKRAMFYGGVMGSFAVECFGTEQLQRLSRNEIEERFQIFRELTHLD, from the coding sequence ATGGCGCTGCTCGTGGTCGGCTCGCTGGCGTTCGACAGCATCAAGACGCCTCACGGAACCGCCGAACGCATCCTCGGCGGGTCGGCCACCTACTTTTCGCTGGCCGCCAGTTACTTCACCCAGGTGCGGGTGGTGGGCGTGGTCGGCGAGGACTTCACCGCCGAGCACGAAGCGGTGATGAAGAACCGGGGAGTGGATACCTCCGGCATCCAGCGCTCCAAGGGCAAGACGTTCTTCTGGTCGGGTGAGTACGGCGCGAACCTGAACGAGGCCAAGACCCATCGCACCGAGCTGAATGTGCTGGAGGATTTTCAACCCCAGATCCCGCCGACGTTTCTGGATTCCGAATTCCTGTTCCTGGCCAACATCGATCCGGTACTGCAATCGGAAGTGCGAAAGGCGATGGCCGGAGCCAGGTTCGTGGGCGGCGACACCATGAATTTCTGGATCGGCGGAAAGCCCCAGGAGCTGGCCGACACCCTGAAGCGCATCGACGTTCTCCTGATCAACGATGGCGAAGCCAAGATGCTGGCGCAGGAGCACTCGCTGCCGAAGGCTGCCCTGAAGATCCTGGCCAGAGGACCAAAGGCATTGGTCATCAAGCACGGAGAATACGGCGCCACCATCTTCTTCGGGCAGGGAGCCTTCGGCGTCGGGCGCCATCCGTTCCGCGCGCCGGCGCTGCCCATCGAGGAGGTGAAGGACCCGACGGGCGCGGGCGACTCCTTTGCCGGCGGCTTCATGGGCTACATCGCTTCCCAGGGTGAATTGAAACGCGAGGTGCTGAAGCGGGCGATGTTCTACGGCGGCGTGATGGGGTCGTTCGCCGTCGAATGTTTCGGGACCGAGCAGCTGCAACGCCTCAGCCGCAACGAGATCGAAGAGCGCTTCCAGATCTTCCGCGAGTTGACCCACCTGGACTAA
- the mtnP gene encoding S-methyl-5'-thioadenosine phosphorylase produces MRQAEIGIIGGSGLYSMPGLTQTQELKLETPFGEPSDAYVAGILEGRKVAFLSRHGRGHRILPSELNFRANIHGFKQLGVERIVSMSAVGSLKQEHAPLEFVIPDQFIDRTFRRVATFFGDGMVAHVAFADPVCHEVTKVLEAACRNAGVVGKRGGTYVCMEGPQFSTKAESNLYRSWGADVIGMTNLQEAKLAREAEICYATVAMVTDYDCWHPEHDSVTLEQVISNLGKNAEHACSVVREAVKAMPKERRCACGSALAKALITDRSKIPPKTLERLKLIVGKYIGKEAKA; encoded by the coding sequence TTGCGGCAAGCGGAGATCGGGATCATCGGCGGCAGCGGGCTCTACTCCATGCCCGGGCTGACCCAGACACAGGAGCTCAAGCTGGAGACGCCCTTCGGAGAACCCTCGGACGCCTATGTCGCGGGCATCCTGGAGGGGCGCAAGGTGGCGTTCTTGTCGCGGCACGGCCGCGGCCATCGGATCCTGCCCAGCGAACTGAATTTTCGCGCCAACATCCACGGGTTCAAGCAGCTGGGAGTGGAGCGGATCGTCTCCATGTCGGCGGTGGGCTCGCTCAAGCAGGAGCACGCGCCGCTGGAATTCGTGATTCCCGACCAGTTCATCGACCGCACCTTCCGTCGTGTCGCTACCTTTTTCGGGGACGGCATGGTGGCCCACGTGGCCTTCGCCGATCCGGTCTGCCACGAAGTCACAAAGGTGCTTGAGGCGGCGTGCCGCAACGCCGGCGTGGTCGGCAAACGCGGCGGCACCTACGTCTGCATGGAGGGTCCTCAGTTCTCCACCAAGGCGGAGTCCAACCTGTACCGCAGCTGGGGCGCGGACGTGATCGGCATGACCAATCTCCAGGAAGCCAAGCTGGCCCGCGAGGCCGAGATCTGCTATGCCACCGTGGCCATGGTGACGGATTACGATTGCTGGCACCCGGAGCATGATTCCGTCACCCTCGAACAGGTGATCTCCAATCTTGGGAAGAACGCGGAGCACGCCTGCTCGGTGGTGCGCGAGGCGGTGAAGGCGATGCCCAAGGAGCGGCGGTGCGCCTGCGGGTCGGCGCTGGCGAAAGCGCTCATCACCGACCGCAGCAAGATCCCGCCAAAGACCCTGGAACGGCTGAAGCTGATCGTCGGCAAGTACATCGGAAAGGAGGCCAAGGCGTAA
- a CDS encoding tetratricopeptide repeat protein: protein MSERDTRRLAREYFQLAYECQMRGDYHEAIAYYTRSIESFPTAEAYTFRGWTYSFLGDLDRAIDECKLAINLDPSLGNPYNDIGAYLIEQDKWDEAIPWFQKAIHAARYEARCYPHLNLGRVYERKQEWKRAKECYARAYFLNPHYTEARVALQRLQARFN, encoded by the coding sequence ATGAGCGAACGGGATACACGCAGACTGGCCAGGGAATATTTCCAACTGGCCTACGAATGTCAGATGCGGGGCGACTACCACGAGGCCATCGCCTACTACACCCGCTCCATCGAGTCCTTCCCCACCGCCGAGGCCTACACCTTCCGCGGCTGGACCTACTCGTTCCTGGGCGATCTCGACCGTGCCATCGACGAATGCAAGCTGGCCATCAACCTGGACCCGAGCCTGGGCAATCCCTACAACGACATCGGCGCTTATCTGATCGAGCAGGACAAGTGGGACGAGGCCATTCCCTGGTTCCAGAAAGCGATACACGCCGCCCGCTACGAAGCTCGCTGCTATCCCCACCTCAACCTGGGCCGGGTGTACGAGAGGAAACAAGAGTGGAAGCGGGCGAAGGAATGCTACGCCCGTGCCTATTTCCTCAACCCCCACTACACCGAGGCCCGGGTCGCCCTGCAGCGTCTCCAAGCCCGGTTCAACTGA
- a CDS encoding 3-isopropylmalate dehydrogenase: MKGSKKIAVVPGDGIGKEVIAEALKVLRAAKAPLEFKEFDWGADRYLRDGTTIPADGFTMLARDFDAILVGALGDPRVPSNIHAKEILLGMRFRMDLYANVRPVKLLDESLCPLKNVKPEDVDFVVIRENTEGPYVDAGGVLKPGTADEVATQEDFNTRKAVERIIRYAFEYARKHGRKRVLMTDKSNVMSFAGGLWQRTFREVAQEYSAIEAQHMYVDALCMHMVRDPKQFDVIVTNNMFGDIITDLAAGLQGGLGMAASGNIHPGRTSMFEPVHGSAPPFAGKNIANPIGAILTAALMLAHLGMAKEAERINRAVLAAVRAKKTTQDIGGKLGTREAGDWIAGKV; the protein is encoded by the coding sequence GTGAAAGGCTCCAAGAAGATCGCAGTCGTGCCCGGCGACGGCATCGGCAAAGAAGTCATCGCCGAGGCGCTCAAGGTGCTGCGGGCTGCCAAAGCCCCGCTCGAGTTCAAGGAGTTCGACTGGGGCGCCGACCGCTACCTGAGGGACGGCACCACCATCCCGGCGGACGGATTCACCATGCTGGCCCGCGACTTCGACGCCATCCTGGTGGGCGCGCTGGGAGACCCGCGCGTACCTTCTAACATCCACGCCAAAGAGATCCTGCTGGGCATGCGCTTCAGGATGGACCTGTACGCCAACGTCCGTCCGGTGAAGCTGCTGGACGAATCGCTCTGCCCGCTGAAGAACGTGAAGCCGGAGGACGTCGATTTCGTTGTCATCCGCGAGAACACGGAGGGACCGTACGTAGACGCGGGCGGCGTGCTGAAGCCGGGAACCGCGGACGAGGTGGCCACCCAGGAGGACTTCAACACGCGCAAGGCAGTGGAGCGCATCATCCGCTACGCATTCGAGTACGCCCGCAAACACGGCCGCAAGCGCGTGCTGATGACCGACAAGTCCAACGTCATGAGCTTCGCCGGCGGGCTCTGGCAGCGCACCTTCAGGGAGGTCGCCCAGGAATACTCCGCTATCGAGGCCCAGCACATGTATGTGGACGCGCTCTGCATGCACATGGTGCGCGACCCCAAACAGTTCGACGTCATCGTCACCAACAATATGTTCGGCGACATCATCACCGATCTGGCGGCGGGGCTGCAGGGCGGGCTGGGCATGGCGGCCAGCGGGAACATCCATCCCGGGCGCACCTCGATGTTCGAACCGGTACACGGCTCGGCGCCGCCTTTCGCCGGCAAGAACATCGCGAATCCCATCGGAGCCATCCTGACCGCGGCACTCATGCTGGCGCATCTGGGGATGGCGAAAGAGGCGGAGCGCATCAATCGGGCAGTGCTGGCGGCGGTACGCGCAAAGAAGACAACGCAGGACATCGGGGGCAAACTAGGGACGCGGGAAGCGGGGGACTGGATCGCAGGGAAGGTCTGA
- a CDS encoding DUF1844 domain-containing protein yields MAEEKKSEFTVTDKRKFTSEGERRDEATPEERMVPPAAEAPPPSPEPASKEHADVPPPPTAEERQAGKDAYEESRKQFAPSPVSGRAPQEYEMNFERLVSSLYMSGAMALGGMQDEGGKAMVDIIGARQTIDMLAVIADKTKGNLAPAEENLLQSCLFDLRMAYVQITNLIAQQGRAESPPEKK; encoded by the coding sequence ATGGCCGAAGAAAAGAAGTCCGAGTTCACCGTCACCGACAAACGCAAGTTCACCTCCGAAGGCGAACGCCGCGACGAGGCCACGCCGGAGGAACGGATGGTCCCGCCCGCGGCCGAGGCTCCGCCTCCTTCACCAGAGCCTGCGAGCAAGGAGCACGCCGACGTCCCGCCACCGCCCACCGCGGAGGAGCGGCAGGCAGGCAAGGACGCGTACGAGGAATCACGCAAGCAGTTCGCTCCCTCGCCGGTGAGCGGCCGCGCGCCCCAGGAGTACGAGATGAACTTCGAGCGCCTGGTCAGCTCGCTCTACATGAGCGGCGCCATGGCGCTGGGCGGGATGCAGGATGAGGGCGGGAAGGCCATGGTGGACATCATTGGCGCGCGCCAGACCATCGACATGCTGGCGGTCATCGCCGACAAGACCAAGGGCAATCTCGCCCCGGCGGAAGAGAACCTGCTCCAGAGCTGCCTCTTCGATCTGCGCATGGCCTACGTGCAGATCACCAACCTGATCGCGCAGCAGGGCCGCGCCGAGTCGCCCCCGGAGAAGAAATGA
- a CDS encoding MBL fold metallo-hydrolase has translation MRATLTVLGSGTSMGVPTIGCQCAVCNSADPHDQRTRPSIMVEYQGHAVLIDTTPDFREQAIRQRIRHLDAVVYTHGHADHILGLDDLRPLTFWRDQNIPLYATPETAEIIRRMFRYIFDGDYKYGGLAQVELKEFEGPLELFGATFLPIKVLHGDAVIYGYRFGAAAYLTDHSDVPPESIAQLQGLDILFLDALRKRPHPTHSTLENSVKLVEQIKPRRAFFTHISHDLGHAETNAGLPPHIRLSYDGLKLEFEI, from the coding sequence ATGAGAGCCACCCTGACGGTGCTGGGCAGCGGGACGTCGATGGGTGTACCCACCATCGGCTGCCAGTGTGCGGTGTGCAATTCCGCCGATCCGCACGACCAGCGTACCCGGCCCTCGATCATGGTGGAATACCAGGGGCATGCGGTCCTGATCGACACCACGCCCGATTTCCGCGAGCAAGCCATCCGCCAGCGCATCCGGCATCTCGACGCGGTCGTTTACACGCACGGTCACGCCGACCACATCCTGGGCCTCGATGACCTGCGTCCTCTCACCTTCTGGCGCGACCAGAACATCCCGCTGTATGCGACCCCCGAGACCGCGGAGATCATCCGCCGCATGTTTCGCTACATCTTCGACGGCGACTACAAGTACGGTGGCCTGGCGCAGGTGGAATTGAAGGAGTTCGAAGGACCGCTGGAACTGTTCGGCGCGACCTTCCTCCCCATCAAAGTGCTGCACGGCGACGCCGTGATCTACGGTTACCGCTTCGGGGCGGCTGCGTACCTGACCGACCACAGCGACGTGCCGCCGGAATCGATCGCGCAATTGCAGGGCCTCGACATCCTGTTCCTCGATGCCCTGCGCAAGCGGCCGCACCCAACGCACTCCACCCTGGAGAACTCGGTCAAGCTGGTGGAGCAGATCAAGCCCCGCCGCGCGTTCTTTACCCACATCTCCCACGACCTGGGGCACGCGGAGACCAATGCCGGCTTGCCGCCGCACATCCGTCTCTCCTACGACGGCCTGAAGCTGGAGTTCGAGATCTGA
- a CDS encoding bifunctional riboflavin kinase/FAD synthetase gives MQIFHHLEGVPADFGPTVLSVGNFDGVHRAHHYVLGEVVKRAREIGGRSMVVTFDPHPTRILRPDVAPKLITPLPRKLELLAATGVDATLVLPFTRDLSLTSAQDFAHQVLGKRLHAREVHEGENFHFGHRAAGDTTRLKEYGREAGFEVKAYPYMKVRGDKVSSSRIRELLRDGNVGQARHLLGWVFSLVSAPGRGRGYGHKYTVPTINLTRYDELVPKDGVYVTRTQVNGECFDSVTNVGTRPTFGAESFAIETHLLNFHPIALTAETKVELWFLKRLRDEMRFPSVDDLRAQIARDVKTARRYFNLLPPLTRP, from the coding sequence ATGCAGATCTTCCACCATCTCGAGGGAGTCCCCGCTGATTTCGGGCCAACCGTGCTCAGTGTGGGCAATTTCGACGGCGTCCACCGCGCGCATCATTACGTGCTGGGCGAGGTGGTGAAGCGGGCGCGAGAGATCGGCGGCCGCTCGATGGTGGTGACCTTCGACCCTCATCCCACGCGCATCCTGCGGCCTGACGTCGCCCCCAAGCTGATCACGCCGCTGCCGCGCAAGCTGGAGCTCCTGGCCGCGACCGGAGTCGATGCCACGCTGGTGCTTCCCTTCACTCGCGACCTCTCGCTCACCAGCGCGCAGGACTTTGCCCACCAGGTCCTGGGCAAGCGCCTGCACGCGCGTGAAGTGCACGAAGGCGAGAACTTCCACTTCGGGCATCGTGCCGCCGGCGACACCACGCGCCTCAAGGAATACGGTCGCGAAGCCGGATTCGAAGTGAAGGCTTATCCCTACATGAAGGTGCGGGGCGACAAGGTCTCCAGCAGCCGGATCCGCGAGCTCCTGCGCGACGGCAACGTCGGCCAGGCGCGGCATCTGCTGGGATGGGTATTCAGCCTAGTGAGCGCGCCGGGGCGCGGCCGTGGCTATGGCCACAAGTACACCGTCCCCACCATCAACCTCACGCGCTACGACGAGCTGGTCCCCAAGGACGGGGTGTACGTCACTCGCACCCAAGTGAACGGCGAATGCTTCGATTCCGTGACCAACGTCGGCACACGCCCGACCTTCGGCGCCGAATCGTTCGCCATCGAGACCCATCTGCTGAATTTTCATCCCATCGCGCTGACCGCGGAGACCAAGGTGGAGCTTTGGTTCCTGAAGCGCCTGCGCGACGAGATGAGATTTCCCTCGGTGGACGATCTGCGGGCGCAAATCGCCAGGGACGTGAAGACAGCGCGGCGTTACTTCAACCTGCTGCCGCCGCTCACTCGCCCATAG